The following nucleotide sequence is from Glycine max cultivar Williams 82 chromosome 9, Glycine_max_v4.0, whole genome shotgun sequence.
tttaattaaaattttaacataatatttagtaaaaaaaatcaaattgattaaaatgatatgAATTCTAGTTAAACATTAccggagaaaaaaaaaaagagtttgatTTATTCGTATTGTCAGTATAACGGTTTTTACACATACATCTAATAAGAATCCATTTTATCTTTACATcatcttatccttttttttacaGGATCACATCATCTTATCATTAAATGTgtgtaaaaatgtaaaaatattttatactgataaatgcatatcaattaaaataacaatccaTGTGACACTTAAGTGCATATTTGATAACACTTAaatttggaaaaacaattacttattttataaaattttctaaaaaaattagtaattatttctttacaacaacaaaaaaaaaaaacttgaaccaAAATACCCACGTGTTGCTTGTTATATCAGCTTACTTGATTGTGAGTTTGAGACTCTTCCTTGCATGCAGGTATGATTCTCGGGTCAGAGATCTCTTGGACTTTAGCATCTACCTAGACATTAGCAATGAGGTCAAATTCGCTTGGAAAATTCAGGTAAATATAcatagaatatatataattgacaATTCAATGACTTTCCTATTCTTTCCATCAATTACTATGAACTGAcgattattttacaaaaaatattttagagagACATGGCAGAGCGTGGACACAGTCTTGAAAGCATCAAGGCTAGCATTGAAGCAAGGAAGCCTGATTTTGAAGCatatattggtaatcaattatgatTCCAACTCATGGATAAAAAACCAtctcaaatataataaattagtacTTTCTTTCAACTTGAACTACTTATTTTCATATTCATTAATTAACTTGTTATGTATAATTAATACTTCTAGCTACTCTTGTTGTTGACAGATCCACAAAAGCAATACGCAGATGCAGTGATAGAAGTGTTGCCAACCCAACTCATTCCAGATGACAACGAGGGTAAGATTTTGAGAGTGAGGTTGATACAGAAAGAAGGGGTTAAGTACTTTAGCCCAGTTTACTTATTTGATGATGGCTCTACCATTTCATGGATACCATGTGGAAGGAAGCTTACATGCTCCTACCCTGGCATCAAATTCTTCTATGGACCAGAGACTTACTACGGAAATGAGGTACTAATAACTAGTCTATTGCCTCCACACACAATTTGAGATGTTCTTGCATGTATGTTTCATATATTGGAATTCAaagtaaaattaacttatattttcattggttttgttttgatttgtgtGGTGAAATAGGTGTCAGTTGTAGAAATGGATGGACAATTTGACAGACTAGATGAACTAATATACGTTGAGAGCCACCTAAGCAACCTCTCTACAAAGTTCTATGGAGAGGTTACTCAACAGATGTTGAAGCATGCTGATTTCCCCGGCAGCAACAATGGAACAGGTCTCTTCCAAACCATAGTTGGTTTGAAGATAAGAGATTTATATGAGCAGCTAATAGCCACCAAGGCTGAGACTCCAGTGGCTGCAAAAGCTTAGGAATTGAATTGAACCTgccataataatatatatacatatcgaCCGAGCAACGCAGTCAAATTGCATGAGTTCTcatcaaaatcatcattttctttcttctttcatgttTTCCACAATTTCACTGTGTTTCATGTTATTTTGTCTATTGTTATTAGGCTGTTCTGCatcataattaatgaaaaaaacacatatgtatgtatgtatgtacttatccgagaaaaaaaagtgaggCTGAGATTCAGTTATGTTGATACAAGATTGAGACAATAATTGGCTTCTCTTTCTCTAGCTTTATCCATACTGGCATCGCATATTTTCTTATCAAACTTTTTGTGTGTAGTTTGTAAATTAATCAAAGGGAATGATCTAATATTCTATTTGTTGGTTAACTTTCTTTTCCACTGAGGACCAGAATATTCTATTggtcaaattaataaaaaaatcatggtaGGCCAATGCAATGATCTTCTCTTAGTAAAAGGATGGATTCACTATATTGATTATTGACACTTTTTAAAATGGACTTTACACTCTTATAAATGATCGACGAGTTTGATTTTATTgtggaaatttaaattttggaatttataaaaaaaatggatttccggaatttaaattttaaaactcaacttattttatattcttgcaagttgcaactcaatttttcatattttcaaaaCTCTCAATTATTGATAATCTTATGTTGGTGGATTACATTCTTTGCAAACCTCATGTAAGGGATATGGCTTGCTTTTCGATTCCTAGTAAACTACATGCaagataatttattatatttccaAGAATGCATCCACCACTGGAAGACTCCATCATTTACTAGCTGCATGTTTGGTTGCACATTTTGTGCTCCATAACATTCGTCTATATGTAGTTCCACAAAACACGAATTAAGCTTcgggaataaaaaaaagttttgcatgaaaaaaattgactttcagaaattaaattaaaaaaaaatcattatttttacatagctttagaatttaaattttgaaagttgatttttttatagtttcaaaatataaatttcagaaCTGTAAAACTAAACTCAtgttgtataaaaatattattcaaataaaaaataacaaaaattgagATAGTGAATAGAAACAAAGAAATATGCAAAAAGCAATCCCCTTTTTGGTCCGTAAAATGACGCAATACTAAAGTAGGGTTGATTATTTTGGGccatcttttgtatccccaccAACGATTCGCCTTGGACCATGATCCATGGGCCGATTCCTCGCGTGCCCCTCTCTTCTCTCAAGGAAGTCCAGAATGCCCCTCTCTTCTCTCAAGGAAGTCCAGAACTAAGTAACTAATTGGAAATCAAgtatttaaccaaaaataaaatataatcaaaatcaaGTTCTGTTAGGTttttgtaggaaaaaaaatcaggatGCAATTAAAGCATTTCACTAAATAAAATGATCTCGTATACTATAGCACTGCATAATCATCAAAATGGCAAACAAGtctatttagaaaagaaaaaaaatgttttaaaccaTCTTGGTTTAAACTATCTTTTAGTCTGTTGTCGCTTATCTATAgtgaaaatataattcataCATATGAACAAAGTCTACATATCTAAAAAATTTCCTTTAATGTTCTCCTTGTCACTATATCTCATCTTGCTCTTTATTGAACTGCTCCATAGGAATTGAAACTTTTTTCATTAAGTCTCTATTTCAAATTTCATCTTTTGATTAGTTCTAATCTTTGTTTTTTTGCCAAACTATCAATCTCCTTGAGTTAATTAGTTGGGGTTAAAAagccaaacaaaaatttaaatactagAGTCTAAATTTGAATATCACTACTTAAAATATAGGAATAAGCCAAACATGACATATAGAGTAGTAAGCATGAAATTTCCTTTATGGACAAAATGGTTAGAGAAAAAGGTCAAATTTAATTGTACATATATGAAACTTGTCACTCAGCCAAAGCTAGTTATTAGTAGTTACTTGTGCTCTCTCTGTGCATGCAACAAAAtcagaaagaaataataagacCCATCCTTTGTTGGTGTCATGGGTCGATTACCATCCCTTTCGTTCCACCTCGGTATCACCATACTATCTAAACAACTTTTGTTTatttgcattgcatttgcatgccTTGTGAATTTTATATACTCATCCGTTATTATTTGTATCTTTCTAATTTCTATTTCACTTCTTTGCATTTCATAACATCAATtatcatacttttattttatatttgtaacttttaagtttgattatttatttgatttttataggaGATTAAAATAATGTGTTGTAAATCAATAATAATGGTTGATATAAATGACATTGGTTTGTATGGTTGATCAAATCCAAGTGATTcaagatttttaatttgaatattagataaattatgttgagaaaaaaatgtttattatttcaATGAACATTAATCTTCTTTTAagagattgaaaataaaaaagattaaaatagatATGTTTTGGGATTAAAAATGAATGTTTTTATGTGcagaattttttttgtgattataaaaagtaaatgaatgattaaatctaatttctaataatatatatgaagTCAATTTTGTTCAAATATTCACAGTATATATATTGAAACTAATCAAAGTAATCATGGTATCACCTGGAGACTTTCAAAAGCCTCTTGATGAGTTACTATAAATTAAGACTTATCATAGAtcaatatcttttttcttttctcatgtgtgTGGTGAGATTCTCCAAATCAAAGGGCAAAACAACTACCAAAGCCTATATTTCAAAATTGTTGCTGTTGGAGCCGTCCATACCTAATaacttttccttattttttaattactgtaTATATACTATATGTTACAAATACAATTAAACTAATAACTAGTAGCTTTAAGAGTAATCCAATTGCTAATTGTCATCGCCAATCATGGTGTTACTTTCACGACTCTCCTACCTCCCAAAACTCTATTCTTCATAATCTATGtcactattattattatcattgaattatttgttaaattatttgtGAAATATTTGTTTTCAAGTCTCAAATCAATCtcctaaattaataatattattattatagattgattaatttaattagtctcagatttaaaatagatattataaaaataataaacttattttatataataatttactattaaataataaaatcaaatctctttatactattaattaatttatatagtgTTTACTCTTTAcataatataattgaatttagATAGTGGAAAAAGATTGTCATTAAAAATGcattctcatatttcttaataaaattatatgtaacTAAAATCACTAAAGGATGTTTTTTTAGGGGATCATTAAAGGATGTTGACCGATCATTATGAATAATAAAGTATCATCTTTAAAACGTATTTAATACATTATCTTATTACTGCATGTTTAATATAATTGACAAATATATTATATGCTCTTAAAGTCATTAAATGATGTcagaatatataatatataattaaataccaatataaaatattatttttaatcatttaaaaatataaaatcatattatgtgaaaaaaattacataaattatattttttatgaattattatttatatttaaattatataatttcttttaatataaagtTGTATGTATGGAGTATTAATAACACACtttttaactcatttttaatatatttttattattgatgaaaatattcttatatatgcatttaaaaaaactctctctatatatatataaataaaaaatcctgaatatctttaaaatatattcaaatttattaattttcaacatTATATGCATaccatcaattttattttcaataaaatgataaatattatcatacctaattaaacatatattataagagattatatatcattattttaaaaacattatttatctgtatattttttttttgacaaaattattaatttgtatagTTCTAACTTCTAAGCCTAAATAGTGGTGATagatgtgttatatatataaaaaagtaggGGCATATGTATTTGCTAGCTTGGAATAACGTAAGCCGATTTATTGCCGGGAACATAGCGATTCCTTCATTGCATCAAACTTTCCCGCCGCGAGGAAAAGATGTGGATTACATTATTActaaagtaagaaataaagcAAAAAGATTAGTTCCTTTAATTAAATCTccctttttatgcctttttttttccttttgaataaaaggaggtaattttttttttgaatttagcAAATGAGAGtagattttgaattaattcctaaaatgaGAGTAAGTGGAGTGGATCCGCATGACTTTAAGatcaaaagttaataaattttatttatgatttttgccttttattttcttactattttattaaaaatgaataaataaaaaacagaaattaCAAAAAGTTTATCACTTATGAGATAATCAAAGTTATTAAAATACATACGACTTACCTATTtggaaattaattcaaaaactaccccatttttttttatttatgaaaagcagctttttttcaatttttctgatGCGCTTGAAACCATGATGCATATGATCAGAGACAGAGACAAAGACAACCACAAAAACAAGACAACAGAATGATAGAAAATAAACGAAAACCACCAGTCCTATGTATGTGAGGTAACAACACCCAAACCAAACATAAAAACAGAACATGTCACACTGTTAAATGTTAATCCTTTCCTATTAACACATGAGATGAAACCCCCCGGCCCCCACTACTTGCAAAGTGCTCTCTTACTCATCACAATCAAACAAAACCCAcctctaatatttttaatcttttgagtAAAGTTTATTAATTGCTGCTGAATAAAGTCAAACAACAGCAAATAACCCAGCTTTTTCTTTGCACTCTGCCTTAAAGAATTGGGAGTTACCAAGAATCAGTTATTATTCTTTCTCCCTTCTTATTCTTCTATTCaattctcttcttcctcttccttcaCACCccatcttttctctctctctctctcttgtattGTGGTTTCTGCAATGGCAACCCTTGTAGACATTGGGGTCTCAGCTGCCATCAACATTCTCTCAGCCTTTGCCTTCTTGCTGGCTTTTGCTCTTCTGAGAATCCAACCCATCAATGATAGAATCTACTTTCCAAAGTGGTATCTCAGTGGAGGGAGAAGCAGTCCAAAGAGGTCTGGTGAGAATTTTGTGGGAAAATTTGTGAACCTCAATTTCAGGACTTACCTCACTTTTCTGAACTGGATGCCACAGGCTCTCAGAATGAGTGAGTCTGAGATTATTAGCCATGCTGGCCTTGACTCTGCTGTTTTCCTTAGAATCTATATTCTTGGGTACTCTTCTCTCCTTTTACACCCTTCACATcatctttcacttttttcttcGAACACATtgaaatctctctctctctctctctctctctctctctctcttatataAATAGCTCCGTTGTTGTATTGTTTGTTTCCAACAAGCACATTCTGTTTTCTGCTCAACTCATAATAAagttaccattttttttaatcttgcctaacaaaatattttatttttaggcatATTCTGTACTTTTTTAATATACTGAAATTCTGGGAATTGTGAATTTGTTTGTTGTGTGATTGATGCGATGGATTATTAGGCGGCGACCATGTTTGTAAAATTGTtccttttgtattattttaacaCAAGATTTTAACTTTAGTCGCATTGTCtatttttttcacaattaatttaatcatttgaaAGAAAAGGACAGATGAACTTGCTGTAATGCTTCTGGGAATTGTGGTTTTGCTTGTTGTGATGCATCGTTGTGCGGCAACCATGTCTGGAAAATTGTTCTACTTCTCAATATTTTAAGCATTCGGtgcttgttttttctattcGATTCTATGCGTTCGATTATCAAAGAGATTCTAGAGTTATGCCGTGTGGTTTTCAACTATCTTTTTTGGTTTTGCCAGCTTTTGTTAAAGCCATTCCGTGGAAGCTTCACCTTATGGGGTGTAGTCCATGTTGCGACATTTTCCACTTTTCTGTATACGCTCTCTATTTCTGTTTTCTGTTAACTTTTTTGTGTAACATGTGAGGAatgcaccttttttttcttctgtcaaTCATATTTAATACCGTCGTGTGATGTGAACTTTGCCTGGTCTGACTTTTAAATCATGGAAATTAAGAGAAAGGAACGTCTCTTTTTTCAACTTAATATTAACATTGAAATTACTTTACTGTGTTATCAGCATTCTGACTGATTTTTATCTCTTATCTTCAGCTTCAAGGTTTTTGCTCCAATCACACTTGTGgcactcttcattcttataCCAGTCAACGTATCAAGTGGGACATTATCTTTCCTTAAAAAGGAATTGGTAGTGAGTGATATTGATAAACTCTCAATATCAAATGTTCCACCTAAGTCTATAAGGTACGGTTGtgttttccttttattctaaaacaataaataaaaaaaaataaataattcagaaTGTGCTTTCTGATGTAATGCTTCCCTTTGGATCCAAGTTTGATACTTCCTTCTCTTGGCATGAACTAATAGTAACTCACTAATTAGAATTTTATtaggaaaaacaaaaagtataaTTGAAGCATATCTTACCTTGTTACAGTCACATGATATATGGGGGTGAGGTGACAGTAAAGTAAAAGATCTAGTGTGATGATCtgtgaaaatataatttcaattattctACTAAAACAAGTTTTGAATATAATTGACAGTTTCTTTGTGTTGTCCGATTATGCATCTAAGGAAGTCGTTTTACATATATCAATCAAACATGGTGGACTACTATTTATTGTCCCAAGTAATTTGTAATGCTGAACTACTATGATCTAAGTTTCAAAACAGACTTCAGACAAATCTAGCTGCATAGTATTaagttttgtttcttcaaaGAGTTCACTTTTAAACATATACTACTAAAACAAGAtacatataacaaaattttgtaatatCTAGTAAATTAATGTCAGGACACCTCATCCAACAaggttttaagaaaaaaatcatatccaATTACTGATATCTAGTATCTACTATttacatattttcttttcatctctctctctctctctctctctctctctctctctgtctcttgTTTTGGTTAaactttgtcatttttatttcttatgtttATTACAACCTACATTACATTTTCATGATAGTATGTTTTTGTTATCATCTCTGTTAGTTGGCTAACAGCTTCATTgtaaatttcagattttttgtTCACATAGCATTGGAATACCTGTTCACAATATGGATTTGTATTCTGCTGTACAAAGAATATGATAAAATAGCAACGATGAGATTGCATTTCTTGGCCTCACAGTGGAGGCGTGTGGACCAATTCACAGTAAGTTGAaggttttaattcatttttaatagaGCATATAAAATTAAGATTGTTTCCTATTGCTATAAAGCATTTCTTGAGCTCCTCACCATTTTCTCAATTGCACTGAAGTGTTGTTACTgtgttttttgtgtgtgttcaTGTGTTAATAAAACTACTCTTATTtcctgagttcctcattgggcCTGTATAACTCTAGCTACCACTTATGGATCAGGACTGGCTTTATGTCTTATACCAAACTGCACAAATGCCATCAAAGATTCTTATTCAATATTCAAAAacaactttttatgtttttttgtgcCATCACATGTATTGGTTTTAGATCAATATTAAACTCTGATAGCAAAGACATAATGGTTTTAGAATACCTTTTAGTTTGAATCGTCACTCCAATGAATGCTGATTTTCCCCTTCTAATTTCCTTTGAGCCATCTTTTCAAATCCTCAGTATTTGTGCTACTTGTTGCAGGTAGTTGTCAGGAATATCCCTCATATGTCTGGTCATACAGTATCAGATACTGTGGATAGCTTCTTTCAAACAAACCACCCAGAACATTATATTGGACACCaggtaataatattaattatattcttgatTGGGGAAGTTCATTAAAGATTAAATGATCTGGGAATTTATACATGGTGTTAATGTAGATTTATGTTAATTCGGCAGAACATTTCCTTACATTATAATCATATTCATGTTGTTTATGCATGCATTTTTCAGGCTGTCTACAATGCAAACAAATTTGCTAAATTTgcaaaaagaagagagagactCCAAAATTGGCTGGACTATTACCAGCTTAAGTTTGAGAGACATCCTGACCGGAGGCCAACTGTCAAGGTATGTAATGCTAGGAATGCAAACAGTACAATATGTGACTTAAAAACAATCTGTTTGGACCCTGGTTCTGACATCGTTATCTTCTTGTTTTTAGACTGGAATTTTAGGGCTTTGGGGTGGGAAAGTTGATGCTATTGAGCACTACAAACATTCAATTAAGGAACTTGATAAGATGGTAAGttatgtttgtttctcttttgtaCAGCATGTTACCTTTTTTACAgttatttccttttttgttaGGTAATTTTCTGTGTCCTAAAGCTAATACATGCGCTTTAATTATTTTGGTTGAGGCACTTTAATATATAGCTATGTTGCATATCTTATGCAGATGACATTGGAACGccagaaaattataaaagatcCCAAATCTATTTTGCCAGTTGCTTTTCTTTCATTCAAATCCCGATGGGGAGCATCAGTTTGTGCGCAAACCCAACAAAGCAAGAATCCTACACTCTGGCTGACTGATTGGGCCCCAGAGCCACGTGATGTATATTGGCGGAACTTGGCCATAccatttgtttctttaaacATTCGAAAGCTTATAATATCATTGTCTGTGTTTGCCTTGGTATTTTTCTACATGATTCCCATTGCTATTGT
It contains:
- the LOC100807126 gene encoding phosphoribulokinase, chloroplastic, with amino-acid sequence MAACTVYSTQSLSTNCSISTPSKTQLSFFHQKQVVFWRNSNRGSSSSRRSYVITCAAGDSQTVVIGLAADSGCGKSTFMRRLTSVFGGAAEPPKGGNPDSNTLISDTTTVICLDDYHSLDRTGRKEKGVTALDPRANDFDLMYEQVKALKDGIAVEKPIYNHVTGLLDPPELIKPPKILVIEGLHPMYDSRVRDLLDFSIYLDISNEVKFAWKIQRDMAERGHSLESIKASIEARKPDFEAYIDPQKQYADAVIEVLPTQLIPDDNEGKILRVRLIQKEGVKYFSPVYLFDDGSTISWIPCGRKLTCSYPGIKFFYGPETYYGNEVSVVEMDGQFDRLDELIYVESHLSNLSTKFYGEVTQQMLKHADFPGSNNGTGLFQTIVGLKIRDLYEQLIATKAETPVAAKA